The following are encoded in a window of Catharus ustulatus isolate bCatUst1 chromosome 12, bCatUst1.pri.v2, whole genome shotgun sequence genomic DNA:
- the LOC117001755 gene encoding mitotic-spindle organizing protein 2-like — MSEGAAGMAATAAMAETRLWRKQLLSAEEAELFELAQAAGSGLDPEVFRVLLDLLRMNVAPLAVFQVLKSMCAGQRLPPGSEGGPAAPMPIPADSRGRNKTSSAVSGSQILAERSNREGSAQRMPRQPSASRTQKGGTSGKSSGGGTST; from the exons ATGTCGGAGGGGGCGGCGGGAATGGCGGCAACGGCGGCGATGGCGGAGACGCGGCTGTGGcggaagcagctgctgagcgCGGAGGAAGCGGAGCTGTTCGAACTGGCACAGGCGGCGGGCAGCGGGCTGGACCCGGAGGTGTTCCG ggtgctgctggacCTGCTGCGCATGAACGTGGCGCCGCTCGCCGTGTTCCAGGTGCTGAAGTCGATGTGCGCCGGGCAGCGGCTCCCGCCGGGATCCGAGGGCGGCCCCGCTGCGCCGATGCCGATCCCCGCCGACAGCCGAG ggagaaataaaaccagctctgctgtcagtgGGTCACAGATTCTGGCCGAAAGAAGCAACCGGGAAGGATCTGCCCAGAGGATGCCCCGCCAGCCGAGTGCGAGCCGTACACAGAAGGGAGGAACCTCTGGGAAGAGCAGCGGGGGAGGCACCAGTACCTAA
- the SHF gene encoding SH2 domain-containing adapter protein F isoform X1, giving the protein MLLSGAAGSERGGCSGGAGAGGAPQCVGTMARWLREHLGFRSARPAPPAPPKPDYRAGPPPQPPLPPGGAAEPLAAAQPDIVAAYRLQKERDFEDPYSGPPPAAAPDGPRYVSPKHRLIKVEAVEKVPASPPPPMPAPPSSPPAGPEPPDEPPQELAVLEDYADPFDATQVAGSQAGLEKVMENDGYMEPYEAQKMMAEIRQKGLREAPAQPLHLYDTPYEPVLDMDSDCPACPRPRESRLPEDDERPPEEYDQPWEWKKERISKAFAVEIKVIKDLPWPPPVGQLDSSESPPDGEAGAPIPLQHSQHSYEDANGPSEGLGYGRTSPCREEKARAVLRHGSSSLKSAKTLTTEPGPFVGERIDPALPLESQCWYHGAISRTDAETLLRLCKEASYLVRNSETSKNDFSLSLKSSQGFMHMKLSRTQENKYVLGQHSPPFDSVPEIIHHYASRKLPIKGAEHMSLLYPVAIRTL; this is encoded by the exons ATGCTGCTGAGCGGAGCGGCCGGCTCGGAGCGCGGTGGCtgcagcggcggggcgggggccggcggggccCCGCAGTGCGTGGGCACCATGGCCCGCTGGCTTCGCGAACACCTGGGCTTCCGCAGCGCCCGGCCCGCGCCACCCGCGCCGCCCAAGCCCGACTACCGCGCTGGGCCGCCGCCTCAGCCGCCCCTGCCGCCCGGGGGCGCGGCCGAGCCGCTGGCTGCCGCCCAGCCCGACATCGTGGCGGCCTACCGGCTGCAGAAGGAGCGCGACTTCGAGGACCCCTACAGCGGCCCGccacccgccgccgcccccgaCGGGCCCCGCTACGTCTCGCCCAAGCACCGGCTCATCAAGGTGGAGGCGGTGGAAAAGGTACCCGCCAGCCCCCCGCCGCCGATGCCAGCCCCCCCCAGTTCGCCcccggctggccccgagccACCCGACGAGCCGCCGCAGGAG CTGGCTGTCCTGGAGGACTACGCAGATCCCTTTGATGCGACACAGGTCGCAGGtagccaggcagggctggagaaggTGATGGAGAATGATGGATATATGGAGCCATATGAAGCCCAGAAGATGATGGCTG AGATCCGCCAGAAGGGCTTACGGGAGGCTCCCGCCCAGCCACTGCACCTCTATGACACTCCTTATGAGCCTGTGCTGGACATGGACAGTGACTGCCCAGCTTGCCCCAGGCCCAGGGAGTCCCGGCTGCCTGAGGATGATGAGCGGCCACCGGAGGAATATGACCAGCCATGGGAATGGAAGAAGGAGAGGATCTCCAAAGCCTTTGCAG TTGAAATCAAGGTCATTAAAGACCTTCCATGGCCCCCGCCGGTGGGACAGCTGGACAGCAGTGAAAGCCCCCCAGATGGGGAGGCTGGTgcccccatccctctgcagcacagccagcacagctacGAAGACGCCAATG GTCCATCAGAGGGCCTGGGGTACGGCCGCACCTcgccctgcagggaggagaaggcCAGGGCTGTCCTCAGGCACGGCTCCAGCAGCCTCAAGAGTGCAAAGACACTGACCACTGAGCCTGGCCCCTTTGTCGGGGAGAGGATtgatcctgccctgcccctggaGAGTCAGTG ctggtACCATGGGGCCATCAGCCGGACAGATGCAGAGACGCTGCTGAGGCTGTGCAAGGAGGCCAGTTACCTGGTGCGCAACAGCGAGACCAGCAAGAATGacttctccctctccttgaA gagcagccagggcttcATGCACATGAAACTGTCCCGGACACAGGAGAACAAGTACGTGCTGGGTCAGCACAGCCCGCCCTTTGACAGCGTGCCAGAGATCATCCATCACTACGCCAGCCGCAAGCTGCCCATCAAGGGGGCCGAGCACATGTCCTTGCTTTACCCGGTGGCTATCCGTACCCTATAG
- the SHF gene encoding SH2 domain-containing adapter protein F isoform X2, whose protein sequence is MARWLREHLGFRSARPAPPAPPKPDYRAGPPPQPPLPPGGAAEPLAAAQPDIVAAYRLQKERDFEDPYSGPPPAAAPDGPRYVSPKHRLIKVEAVEKVPASPPPPMPAPPSSPPAGPEPPDEPPQELAVLEDYADPFDATQVAGSQAGLEKVMENDGYMEPYEAQKMMAEIRQKGLREAPAQPLHLYDTPYEPVLDMDSDCPACPRPRESRLPEDDERPPEEYDQPWEWKKERISKAFAGPSEGLGYGRTSPCREEKARAVLRHGSSSLKSAKTLTTEPGPFVGERIDPALPLESQCWYHGAISRTDAETLLRLCKEASYLVRNSETSKNDFSLSLKSSQGFMHMKLSRTQENKYVLGQHSPPFDSVPEIIHHYASRKLPIKGAEHMSLLYPVAIRTL, encoded by the exons ATGGCCCGCTGGCTTCGCGAACACCTGGGCTTCCGCAGCGCCCGGCCCGCGCCACCCGCGCCGCCCAAGCCCGACTACCGCGCTGGGCCGCCGCCTCAGCCGCCCCTGCCGCCCGGGGGCGCGGCCGAGCCGCTGGCTGCCGCCCAGCCCGACATCGTGGCGGCCTACCGGCTGCAGAAGGAGCGCGACTTCGAGGACCCCTACAGCGGCCCGccacccgccgccgcccccgaCGGGCCCCGCTACGTCTCGCCCAAGCACCGGCTCATCAAGGTGGAGGCGGTGGAAAAGGTACCCGCCAGCCCCCCGCCGCCGATGCCAGCCCCCCCCAGTTCGCCcccggctggccccgagccACCCGACGAGCCGCCGCAGGAG CTGGCTGTCCTGGAGGACTACGCAGATCCCTTTGATGCGACACAGGTCGCAGGtagccaggcagggctggagaaggTGATGGAGAATGATGGATATATGGAGCCATATGAAGCCCAGAAGATGATGGCTG AGATCCGCCAGAAGGGCTTACGGGAGGCTCCCGCCCAGCCACTGCACCTCTATGACACTCCTTATGAGCCTGTGCTGGACATGGACAGTGACTGCCCAGCTTGCCCCAGGCCCAGGGAGTCCCGGCTGCCTGAGGATGATGAGCGGCCACCGGAGGAATATGACCAGCCATGGGAATGGAAGAAGGAGAGGATCTCCAAAGCCTTTGCAG GTCCATCAGAGGGCCTGGGGTACGGCCGCACCTcgccctgcagggaggagaaggcCAGGGCTGTCCTCAGGCACGGCTCCAGCAGCCTCAAGAGTGCAAAGACACTGACCACTGAGCCTGGCCCCTTTGTCGGGGAGAGGATtgatcctgccctgcccctggaGAGTCAGTG ctggtACCATGGGGCCATCAGCCGGACAGATGCAGAGACGCTGCTGAGGCTGTGCAAGGAGGCCAGTTACCTGGTGCGCAACAGCGAGACCAGCAAGAATGacttctccctctccttgaA gagcagccagggcttcATGCACATGAAACTGTCCCGGACACAGGAGAACAAGTACGTGCTGGGTCAGCACAGCCCGCCCTTTGACAGCGTGCCAGAGATCATCCATCACTACGCCAGCCGCAAGCTGCCCATCAAGGGGGCCGAGCACATGTCCTTGCTTTACCCGGTGGCTATCCGTACCCTATAG
- the SHF gene encoding SH2 domain-containing adapter protein F isoform X4: MENDGYMEPYEAQKMMAEIRQKGLREAPAQPLHLYDTPYEPVLDMDSDCPACPRPRESRLPEDDERPPEEYDQPWEWKKERISKAFAVEIKVIKDLPWPPPVGQLDSSESPPDGEAGAPIPLQHSQHSYEDANGPSEGLGYGRTSPCREEKARAVLRHGSSSLKSAKTLTTEPGPFVGERIDPALPLESQCWYHGAISRTDAETLLRLCKEASYLVRNSETSKNDFSLSLKSSQGFMHMKLSRTQENKYVLGQHSPPFDSVPEIIHHYASRKLPIKGAEHMSLLYPVAIRTL, from the exons ATGGAGAATGATGGATATATGGAGCCATATGAAGCCCAGAAGATGATGGCTG AGATCCGCCAGAAGGGCTTACGGGAGGCTCCCGCCCAGCCACTGCACCTCTATGACACTCCTTATGAGCCTGTGCTGGACATGGACAGTGACTGCCCAGCTTGCCCCAGGCCCAGGGAGTCCCGGCTGCCTGAGGATGATGAGCGGCCACCGGAGGAATATGACCAGCCATGGGAATGGAAGAAGGAGAGGATCTCCAAAGCCTTTGCAG TTGAAATCAAGGTCATTAAAGACCTTCCATGGCCCCCGCCGGTGGGACAGCTGGACAGCAGTGAAAGCCCCCCAGATGGGGAGGCTGGTgcccccatccctctgcagcacagccagcacagctacGAAGACGCCAATG GTCCATCAGAGGGCCTGGGGTACGGCCGCACCTcgccctgcagggaggagaaggcCAGGGCTGTCCTCAGGCACGGCTCCAGCAGCCTCAAGAGTGCAAAGACACTGACCACTGAGCCTGGCCCCTTTGTCGGGGAGAGGATtgatcctgccctgcccctggaGAGTCAGTG ctggtACCATGGGGCCATCAGCCGGACAGATGCAGAGACGCTGCTGAGGCTGTGCAAGGAGGCCAGTTACCTGGTGCGCAACAGCGAGACCAGCAAGAATGacttctccctctccttgaA gagcagccagggcttcATGCACATGAAACTGTCCCGGACACAGGAGAACAAGTACGTGCTGGGTCAGCACAGCCCGCCCTTTGACAGCGTGCCAGAGATCATCCATCACTACGCCAGCCGCAAGCTGCCCATCAAGGGGGCCGAGCACATGTCCTTGCTTTACCCGGTGGCTATCCGTACCCTATAG
- the SHF gene encoding SH2 domain-containing adapter protein F isoform X3: protein MARWLREHLGFRSARPAPPAPPKPDYRAGPPPQPPLPPGGAAEPLAAAQPDIVAAYRLQKERDFEDPYSGPPPAAAPDGPRYVSPKHRLIKVEAVEKVPASPPPPMPAPPSSPPAGPEPPDEPPQELAVLEDYADPFDATQVAGSQAGLEKVMENDGYMEPYEAQKMMAEIRQKGLREAPAQPLHLYDTPYEPVLDMDSDCPACPRPRESRLPEDDERPPEEYDQPWEWKKERISKAFAVEIKVIKDLPWPPPVGQLDSSESPPDGEAGAPIPLQHSQHSYEDANGAARASCT from the exons ATGGCCCGCTGGCTTCGCGAACACCTGGGCTTCCGCAGCGCCCGGCCCGCGCCACCCGCGCCGCCCAAGCCCGACTACCGCGCTGGGCCGCCGCCTCAGCCGCCCCTGCCGCCCGGGGGCGCGGCCGAGCCGCTGGCTGCCGCCCAGCCCGACATCGTGGCGGCCTACCGGCTGCAGAAGGAGCGCGACTTCGAGGACCCCTACAGCGGCCCGccacccgccgccgcccccgaCGGGCCCCGCTACGTCTCGCCCAAGCACCGGCTCATCAAGGTGGAGGCGGTGGAAAAGGTACCCGCCAGCCCCCCGCCGCCGATGCCAGCCCCCCCCAGTTCGCCcccggctggccccgagccACCCGACGAGCCGCCGCAGGAG CTGGCTGTCCTGGAGGACTACGCAGATCCCTTTGATGCGACACAGGTCGCAGGtagccaggcagggctggagaaggTGATGGAGAATGATGGATATATGGAGCCATATGAAGCCCAGAAGATGATGGCTG AGATCCGCCAGAAGGGCTTACGGGAGGCTCCCGCCCAGCCACTGCACCTCTATGACACTCCTTATGAGCCTGTGCTGGACATGGACAGTGACTGCCCAGCTTGCCCCAGGCCCAGGGAGTCCCGGCTGCCTGAGGATGATGAGCGGCCACCGGAGGAATATGACCAGCCATGGGAATGGAAGAAGGAGAGGATCTCCAAAGCCTTTGCAG TTGAAATCAAGGTCATTAAAGACCTTCCATGGCCCCCGCCGGTGGGACAGCTGGACAGCAGTGAAAGCCCCCCAGATGGGGAGGCTGGTgcccccatccctctgcagcacagccagcacagctacGAAGACGCCAATG gagcagccagggcttcATGCACATGA